The Syngnathoides biaculeatus isolate LvHL_M chromosome 16, ASM1980259v1, whole genome shotgun sequence DNA segment tgttggtgagttgcaacccctgtccatcccctttcgtccgtggtcccacatcgcgctggacttcgtcaccggcctgccgccttcacaagggaacacagtggtgctgtccgtagtggaccgttgctccaagatggtccacttcgtgccgcttccgaagatcccgtcggccaagcagacagcccagttggtattagacgaggtcgtccgttaccacggcctaccccaggacatcgtttcggacaggggtccgcaattcagcgcccgtttctggaaggagttctgaaacctcatcggcgcttcagcgagtcggacatcgggtcatcacccagagtctaatggccagactgagaggattaaccaggaattagagaccggtcttcgatgtctggcatccagggaccagagcacgtggagccagcacatcaagtgggtggagtatgcccacaattctctaccctccgcctcaacaggtatggctccactccatgtcatgCATGGCTACCCTCTGTCCCTTTTTCCttcactggtcacagactccgcagttccgtcagccctggccgtgggGCGAtagctgcaaacggacctgggaagcagctcggaggacactgctgcgcatgagcagcgcctacaaggccgcagcagaccgcaagagaagggccgcaccagagctcagagtgggacagcgagtgtggctctccaccaaagatctcccgctgcggacggaatcccgcaaacttgctcccaggttcgttggcccgttcccgatttccaaggttattaacccggtcgccgtctcgctgaaactacccaggtcgatgagggtgcaccctacgttccacgtcagcagacttcgtccgaatcgcacgtcgtcgctggctcctccgctcaagttcccccccgcccccccgcatggtcgacggtgggttggtgtatactgtggttgctgtcttcccgccgcagaggaaggggggtccagtacctggtggactgggagggatatggcccggaggagcgctcttggatcccctcccgcttcgtcgtggaccgctccctcatcagggactttcacgcggctcaccctgatgctcctgggccgtccagagctggccgttgaggggggggggggtactgtcatgctcccggattccagccagggctgggcgtggccagctaatcagaaggtgcacacctgcgcctcatgaccactgattagacccagtacatataggacccgggggacgacaaatactccgctagatcgttgctcttcatgcctcgttcccgtactcctgctttcctgacttctgatccccgtgcaccgacccacgcctgtccactgaccaccctcgtaagcccattcgtactggtacttcggattgtttggactgtctacctgatctcagacctcggaccgaataaaggtttcctctgtactgtctgctgtctctggagtcgtgcatttgggtccacccttgagccccgcatcgtgacagattGTTCCGCAGCAAGCATAAAGGTGACGGAAATCTTCCTTCTTCAGATTTTGCTTCTGGGGAATAAATAACAACTGtctctctccttctcatcaCTTCTGCTTCCAGGGTTCGAAGAGAAGAGGTAGGAGAGGTCAGTTgaaagcttcttcttcttttcctttcagcttgttaggggtcaccacagtgtgtcatctttttccatctaagcctatatcgtgcatcttcctctctaacacccactgtcctaatCTCTTTCcacataacatccatcaaccttttctttggtcttcctcttggtcttttgcctggcagctcgatcctcagcacccttctactaatatactcactttctcgtctctggacatgtccaaaccattgaagtctgctctctcgaaccttgtctctaaaacatccaagtttggctgtACCTCTAATTAGCTTATTTCTaatgctatccaacctgctaactgcgagcgagaacctcaatatcttaatttctgccacctccatttctgcttcctgttgtgtgttcagtctctaatccatacgtcatggccggtctcactactgttttatgaactttgaccttcatcctagcggaagactcttctgtcacataacaccagacaccttcagcaagctgtttcaacctgcttggacccatttcttcacttccttaccacactcaccattgctctggattgttgatgctaggtatttgaagtcgtccatcttttctccctgaagcctcactcttccccctccaccccactcattcacacacatatattctgttttacttcagttaatcttcattcatctcttttccattgcatgcctccatcattctaattgttcctccatctcttccctgatttcactgcacatcagaatatcatttgcgaacatcatggtccaaggggattccagtctcacctcatctgtcagcctatccattacgacagcgaacaggaagtggcgtaggagtaacagaagaatttaaggtgaaggtgggattgcatcagggatcagctttgagccccttcctgtttgctgtggtaatggataggttgacagatgaggttagactggaatccccttggaccatgatgttcgcagatgatattgtgatatacagtgaaatcagagtgcaacagtatggtttcatgcctagaaagaataccacagatgtattatttgccttgaggatggtaattgaaaagtaccgaaaaagtcagaaggagctacattgtgtctttgtggatctagagaaagcccacgacagtgtaccaagagaggcactgtggtactgcatgcggaagtctggtgtgacggagaaatgTGTtggaataatacaggacatgttcAAAGCAACACAGAAATATTCAACTTCGTGACGCTGGCTAAATTGCGGGGGCTCATCCGGGATCTCTCCTCATCATAAGAAATGCATGACCACATCCAGAGATACCAGAACCACATGTCAACAGCATGGAGTTAGTGTGGAGCATCAAGAAACTATTGTTTTGACTATCAAGTAGTGACCTTTATCAGTTGGTAAAAGACATTTCACTCACCGTTCACTTGATGGGGACTTGAACGTGAATGATGAGGAAAGTTGTATTGAATATGTGCTCACTTATATACAGTGTGAAACCTtgctaaaacattaaaaatttaaaatatttgatagaTAAACTAATTAATACTAGTGTCTGAAGTAATATTCCCGTTGGTGCGCCTATGGGAAAAACCATATCTGATAAACTCATCACATTTCACATACGGGTCTAAATGCTAAGGCACAACCTCATACTCATCGTGAACACACCGACACACAGTCACAGCATGATCTCAATACACATTCAATTGCGAGAGTTGAGACAGTTATGTGAGGAGCTGAGTGACAAGTTACGGCGGTTTACACCCACAGCAACTCTGTTAACTGCCACTGACCCGCACCAAAGTGAAGCAAGGCAACACCACACATCACAGAGGACACCAGAGTGACCAGTATCCCTAAGGGACCTTTCCTACCTACAGTGCAGAGACTTTAAAGTGTACGGTGGACATATTGGGGACCAGAACTCAGATTTAAGTTATAACAACATCAGAAGACAAATGGATGAGGGAGTTTGCAGAGGCAGATGTGGTCAGAGGTGTGCTAAGGATCATCAAACCTGGGGCCTTTATAGACATGCTTGTGAACAAAGACAAATTGACGGTTTGTGAAGTCAAAGGTTTCCTCAGATCCCACCTAGAGGAGAAAGCAACGACAGAGATGTTCCAGGAATTGATGTGCGCCAGCAAGCAGATCAAGAGTCGCCTCAGCAGTTCCTGTACCGTTTGATGGGGCATACACAGAGGCTTATCCTTCAGTCCCGACAAGCTAGTGTAGACATCTCATATGATCCCAAGACCATCCAAGAAGTCTTTCTCCACACAATTTACAAGGGTTTAGGGACAAAGCATGCTAGCAGCTGACCTTCGACAAAGGTTAAGATCTCTCACCTGGAATAGCCAAGTCATTGATGAAGAAATACCCCGTCAAGTCATAACAAGGATAAATGAAGAGAATGAACATCAACACCTATTTGGAATAAAATAGTGGCGAAAGATAACTCAAGTACACAGTGCTGAGGTTGGTATGGAGGACAGTTACCACACTGACAGTTCAATACAAACGCTGATAACAAAGCCCTTCCGAAAAACACGTTACTGTTTCATCCTCTAGTGATTTCAGGTCACAGTCAACCAAACCCTCTCAGTCAACGGCCACCCAACAAGTTTGCCCAACTACTTGCctctgtctaaagcagataaataactggatgagccaaaattttcttaatctaaatcacaacaaaacaaagacaattgtttatagcaacaaagaaaagtaaattgctgttagtaaacacctggactctctatctttaaaaaccaaagaccaagtctgaaaccttgatgttctgattgattccgacctgactttcaacaatcatatcaaatcaatcacaaaaatcgccttctaccatctgaagaacatatctaaagTGAAGTCTTGGATGTGTCAAGCagatcaggaaaagctcatccatgcttttatcccaagtagacttgactactgtaatggtcttctgactggactcaaTAAAGAGTattaaaacagctgcagcttgttcagaatgctgcagctcacgttctgaccaaaacaaagcgatcagagcatataactccaatcctcaagtccttgcactggcttccagtcagctttagaatagaatttaaagttctgctactggtctataaatcattaaatgatttaggtcctgaatacataaaagaaatgcaaaatctgaatacaaacccagtagagctctgagatcgactgactcaggtcaagtAGAGGAGCGCAGACTCCAAAGTCCCAAAGATTAGATCTCAGATAGCATCCCAGCCCAACTTGAAAAGGCATCGACACATCAATGGACTCAGCCAAGTAAAATTTAGTGCAAAGCACCTTTAGTTGCAAAGAAAAGTCTACTTAAagtgctactgtcatgaaatggatgattttttggtatattattaatgaaaaaaaatgcagccaatatggtcccatgtgttttttcaccacaaacatgattttgacgtatacagctttttgtaactcccgccatgaaaatgctCTCATGGATTcagttttcgagaagaagcaagaagtgacgtacaggacagaggcgcccccaagtggacacaattgtttctattagttttatctgcgggaaggtagctcgttgttcctccatgtttgccaaaatgccggatacttgtattgctggatattgctcaaacactcgggaagatggatttacccttcataagtttccaacagacccggttcgtcgtgaaaaatggattgcacaggtgcaaaggacgagagcttcgtgggttccaagcGACAGGTATGTATCgagctcttgaaaaaaaatagttgagggGGTGCTAATTTGTACAGCAGTTTGCAGCATCTATGATTTTTACTTCGCCTGGaaactaattttaaaaatccCCAGATCTCGCTTGTGCTCTGCACACTTTGAGGAGTCATGCTTTGACTCACGGCCAGCTCTGAAGGCAAATTTGGGCTTCGCGGTCCGCTATAAAAGGATTCTGTTCGACACGGCTGTACCCACTATTTTCCCTCAACCTGAACACGGACAGAGTGCTTCTTGTAAAAAAGACgccccacctaaaaaaaaagtctaagtCCAAGGCTATTGAGAAGGGAGAGAAGTTACAAGTAAGCATTCAAATACCAGTAATAAGTTGTCGTCACATTCACATTCGTTCGGACTAAAATTCAAAACCTCTATTATGTTCATTTCAAGGTATTATCCGAAGCACTGGGCAGTGACTGTCACCACAGCTGGCACCGAAGCAGAGGATTCGTTCCCTGATCAAGATGTAAGTACAAATGGCATTTTCTATAAATAGATGGTTTGATTGGCATTCGTGCTGTCATGCTCTTCACACGTTGGAAAGGGAAATTGAAGAATTATGGGCCAGACATTTATAATATAGCCCGTGAAGTTTAAAATTTGGTTAAATTCATTGTGTTACAATGTGGtcaataatgaaataatatccTCTACAGTTTTGCAGTTATTTTATTGGCAAATGATGTCAGcatgaaaaatgtatacatgtcaatatttactgttgaaatgttttttgtaaagAGATGTGATATGTGGCAAAGTTAGTCAGCAAAGACTACTCAAGTTCTCAAACAAGCACTATTGATTGCAAGTAAAACATTTGTAGAACACTGCTGACATCCACTGTTATAAATAATgtacttctgtttttttaaaaaaaggatgtcCTTGAGCCACAGCATTCCAGCTGTGGGAACCAGGCCTCACTTGGGTTGCCCAAAAACTATTGGGATACAGTTCAGACACAGAGGTCCCAGTCGAGGTGATAATAACTTACTTGTGATAATAACTTACTTGTTTGTTCAGATTATTTAAGAAAACTAACCTTATTAATCTACTCATGATGtatttataaattataaaatgatTAAGTTTTGTGCCGTTTATGAAATATCTTGCAAGTGACAGTTACTTTtttctaagcattttttgttgttcttgttgtgagtcattgtgtgtgtgatataaCATTTTCTAACAGTTACAATGTCACCACAAATTTGTCACAAGTTAGCTGCTGGTTTACTTTATTCAACCAATTTGAGTGATAGATAGTAGATCTGGTTTCAAATTTTTACAGTGCATTTGCAGGTTACTGACTTCATAATGTAATAAGTTGTGTGTTACGAACTGATGCAACTGGTTGCAGTGTAAACACACTCTTGTTTGAACCGACTACAAAAATTGTTCCTCGGTTACATAACATTCTGTGTATAAATCAAAAATACTTGACTTTTAATTAGCTTTTTCATTgtttatattaatttatttttagaattttttgcTATTCTTTCTTGGTGTGgtcattttgtatattttaggCAAGGGTTAAGGTTAGGACACCCAAATACAAATTAATGGTAGTTTGTTATTGTACTCTAATAATTAATGCAAAAATTGCACACTGAAAATACAGATGGTCAACAGGACAGTATAGCAGTACCTACTTTCAGAGTTATTCATGGCTCTTTCTTGATCATTATAGTTTGCAAAAAGCTTTCAATTCTTGATTATGTTCAATTCTCATTATTTACCTTCTGATGTATATCATAAGTCATAATGCGATTCTATGTTCTTTCACAGGTGTCCAGACTCTGAAACCTGAGATCTGTACTGTTGGTACTCAGACTGATATAACCTCCATTATCCTGGAGGAACAAATGGAGGAAGATGTACAAGTTGGCTCATCGGCCATGTTGTGCCATGACGACTGGGATTACGCTGCGTCTGACGCGTCACTGAGTTCTGATATTGGTTGTGCCGAACATTTTACACCTCCATCATCTAGTACTGACTCCAATGGTCCACGCAGTGCTGTTTTCATTATATCCTGGTCTTCACATATTCAGCTAATAGATACTTGGTGCTCGTGTCCGCAGTGTGGATGCCACTCCCTCAGATGGAACTGCACCatccttcatcttttttttatctgcacgGAATGTGGTAACCAGTCCATATGGTGTAGCCAACCTTTGTGTAGCAACACTCCTGCAGGAAACATCAAACTCTCGGCTGCAATCCTCTTTGCGGGCGTTTCTGTAACCAAAGTGTTATGTGTCCTTGCACACCTCGGAGTGGCCATCTACAAAGTGAGGACCTACTACCATCATCAGGAGCAGGTTCTGTTCGAAGCTGTGCAGCGTGTGTGGACAGAGAGACAGTCTTGGCTGCTGAGTGCAATGCAGGTAGAGGAAGACCATTCCA contains these protein-coding regions:
- the LOC133515148 gene encoding uncharacterized protein LOC133515148 isoform X1, which encodes MMSLSHSIPAVGTRPHLGCPKTIGIQFRHRGPSRGVQTLKPEICTVGTQTDITSIILEEQMEEDVQVGSSAMLCHDDWDYAASDASLSSDIGCAEHFTPPSSSTDSNGPRSAVFIISWSSHIQLIDTWCSCPQCGCHSLRWNCTILHLFFICTECGNQSIWCSQPLCSNTPAGNIKLSAAILFAGVSVTKVLCVLAHLGVAIYKVRTYYHHQEQVLFEAVQRVWTERQSWLLSAMQVEEDHSIICGGDSRADSPGHCAKYGTHTLMELQKCAILDIKVVQSNEVGGSYHMEGEGLQRALEKLQEFVDVGVLVTDRSKSIKKMLRVQYPIIQRLFDMWHVGKGLKKKLKVAA
- the LOC133515148 gene encoding uncharacterized protein LOC133515148 isoform X3; this translates as MMSLSHSIPAVGTRPHLGCPKTIGIQFRHRGPSRGVQTLKPEICTVGTQTDITSIILEEQMEEDVQVGSSAMLCHDDWDYAASDASLSSDIGCAEHFTPPSSSTDSNGPRSAVFIISWSSHIQLIDTWCSCPQCGCHSLRWNCTILHLFFICTECGNQSIWCSQPLCSNTPAGNIKLSAAILFAGVSVTKVLCVLAHLGVAIYKVRTYYHHQEQVLFEAVQRVWTERQSWLLSAMQVEEDHSIICGGDSRADSPGHCAKYGTHTLMELQKCAILDIKVVQSNEVGGSYHMEDRSKSIKKMLRVQYPIIQRLFDMWHVGKGLKKKLKVAA
- the LOC133515148 gene encoding uncharacterized protein LOC133515148 isoform X2 yields the protein MMSLSHSIPAVGTRPHLGCPKTIGIQFRHRGPSRGVQTLKPEICTVGTQTDITSIILEEQMEEDVQVGSSAMLCHDDWDYAASDASLSSDIGCAEHFTPPSSSTDSNGPRSAVFIISWSSHIQLIDTWCSCPQCGCHSLRWNCTILHLFFICTECGNQSIWCSQPLCSNTPAGNIKLSAAILFAGVSVTKVLCVLAHLGVAIYKVRTYYHHQEQVLFEAVQRVWTERQSWLLSAMQVEEDHSIICGGDSRADSPGHCAKYGTHTLMELQKCAILDIKVVQGDDRELVVSKWKSILQHIQNLHDGFPGLFCQCAHGPLEGREQRKPWLKRGHRPPRSWRRS